The Verrucomicrobiota bacterium genomic interval AATGAATCCATCGTTCCTTCAAAAAAAATGCCGCCAGTGTCGAAAGATAGGCTAACAAATCGGTGTGAATGCGCCTGGTTGGTTGTTGCCGGCGGCGTTGCCAAAAATAAAAAAGCGGGGCTCAGTTTCCTGAGCCCCGCTGTGAAATTTTCCAACGGATTAATAGCGACTACGACCACCGCCGCCGCCACCGCTGCCGCCGCCATAACCACCACCGCCGCCGCCGCCGCCGTATGAACGACGACCGCCGCCACCGCCGCCGCCGCCAGTGCGCTCTTCACGAGGCTTGGCCACGTTGACAGTCAGGGCGCGACCATCAATTTCCTTGCCGTTCAAGGCTTCAATGGCCTTTTGGGCCTCTTCGGGGGTGCTCATGGTCACGAAACCAAAGCCACGGGGGCGATTGGTCATGCGATCCATCATTAGGTTGGTTTCGGTAACCGTGCCATGCGCGGCAAACGCGTCCTGCAGGTCATTCTCAGTGGTGTTGAAGGAAAGATTTCCAACAAACAATTTATTACTCATACGATGTTTTACTATCCGACAAACTGCACCTTCCACAGACTGATCCCGAACACCGGGTTTAAAATCATCATAGAACCAAGTCCACATGAAGATTCACCATGCCTAGAAAAGAAACAAGCTATCTAATAGACGAGTGCAATATGCACCCATTCCGGCATCATGGCAAGAACTATCGGTAAAAATCTTTTAGTCCGATTTGGCTCAAATTTTCAGCCACCGGCGGAGTTGTACTGCGGGGAGGCCAAAAGGAAGGCTTCCTTACGTATCCTATTAGCAATCATGAAATCGTCTCGGTTTTGACGCCTGCATTTGACAGGGCGTCCCGGCTTCGTATGATTTTGCATGATTTTTGCCGGAACCAGGCAAAAATGAAAGTGTGGTATTGGTCCCCTCTCCCGCGTTGTTTCTCACGACCGCTCTGATTTTGCTGTGGCGGTTTGGTGTTTTGGCGTGGTCGCCGAGGCCGGGCAGGGGGATGGCCGCAATGTGAAAAATATTATTAATTGTGCAACGTTTGATGTCATCGAACCCGGCGATCCGCCGGGCCATTTGTGGAGCCGGCCTGATTGGCGCGGGGTTGTGTGTGTTTGCCAGTTCCGCCCGGGCGGCTCAGACCATCTCACCCCTTCCGCAAAAGCCGGCTTGGCTGAATGAATTGTCACTCGGCCTTAAGGAAGGTTATGACGACAATGTCTATCTTTCCGGGGCAGATCAGCGGTTCATGCCGCCGGGGAAGGTGTCGCTGAAGGGACGCGATTCCTGGGTGACGACGGTTTCGCCCCGGATTGGGTTCGACTTTCGTCCGTTGCTGGGCGGCACCAATACCGTTCAAGCGTTGTCCTTGAATTATACGCCGGACTTTGTCACGTATCACGCTGCCAATACGGAGAGTCACCAGGCGCATCGTTTTGCCAATGCGATTAAACTCCAGCACGAGGCGTTTTCCATGCAGGTGGACCACAGCTTCTATTATATCCATGGACCCCGCCTTGGTCCGAGTTACCCGGGGGGGCTGTTGAATGCCTATTCCACCGTGACTGTACGCGAGCGACGGGAGCAATTTCAGGACCGGGCCAAGGTGAATCTCCGATATGATCAGGATGCCTGGTTTGCCCGGCCCACCGCGTCGCTGCTGTATTATGAGTTGATGACGGTTCAGCGACCGACCACGACGGCGGAATGTTACCAGAACTATCCGGATCGCTATGATGTCAACGGCGGCATGGACATGGGTTACAAGTTCAGCCCGGATTTGGCGGCGGTCATCGGTTACCGTTATGGGCATCAATACCAGCAGCAATTTTCCTGGGATAAATACAGCACCCCCAGCGATTATCAGCGCGTGTTGCTCGGTCTGGAAGGGCGAATTGGAAAATGGTTGAAATTTGAGGGGCTGTTTGGGCCGGATTTTCGCAGCTATCCCGGTGACACAGCCACTCACATCACCCCGGTCCGGGATCATCACCCGGTGAAATTCTACGGGGAAGCCGGTGTGGCCATCGAACCCACCTCGAACGACACGATTACCTTCAAGTTTAAACGGCTTCAATGGGTTTCCAGCGTCGGACGCCTTCCCTGTCAGGACATGGTCTTTGACTTGAATTATCGCCGCAAACTGACCGATCAATTGTGGCTCGACTTGGGCGGGCGGGCTTTTAATTCCGATTACACGAGCGCGAGCCTGGCCTCGGGTGCACGCAGCGACTGGATGATCACCCCGGCCATTGGTCTGCGATATGCCTTCACGACCCAGTTCAGTATGGATTTGGGCTATTCCGTGGACTTGGGCCGTAATGCTCAGGATGGCATCGTCAATCCGGAAACCCGGGACTTCATCCGGCACATTGTCTCCCTTGGTGCCCAGTTTAAATTCTGAGCTTGCCGCCTGGTTTGATGGCATGCCGGTGTTTATGCGGGTGCTGGTTGTCTGGGCGTAAACTTCGGGTTGACCTTTAGCCGCTAACGCATACCATCGGCATCATGATTTTTGTCCAAGACCGATGCCGGGCCGCCATGCTTGCCGTGGCCGTGTGCGGGCTTTGCTCCGTCACTGATGTTTGCGCCAGTGACTGGCCGCAGTGGCGGGGACCGCAACGCGACGGCCACGCGGTCAGCAAGGTCAAACTGGACGCTTTGCCCAAAGATCCCAAAACCTTGTGGTCCATTCCGGTGGGCGTGGGGCAGTCTTCTCCGGTCATCGCCGGCAGTCGTGTCCTCTACCTGGACGATCAGAACGGACAGGAAACCGCTCACAGTCTGGACTTGGCGAGCGGCAAGGAACAGTGGTGCGTCTCGTTCAGTCCTTCCGAGGTTTGGGGCAACGCCTATGGTGCCGGGCCACGCTGCACGCCGGTCGTGGATGGGGATCGCGTCTATGTGCAATCTTGCCGCGGTGAATTTCGCTGTCTGTCGCTGGCTGACGGGAAAACGCTCTGGCGCACCAGCTTTGAAAAAGAGTGGGGAGCATCCTGGTTTGGCAATGCCGGCAACAACGCCCCGGAAGCCAAAGAAACCGCTGCGCGCCGCCACGGCAATAATGGCTCGGCGGTGGTCGAGGGGGAAAGTGTCTTTGTCCCGGTCGGCAGCCCGGAAAAAGGCACGCTTGTCGCGTTCAATAAGCAGACTGGGAAAGTGCTGTGGACGGCAGGTCATGACAACGCCGGGTATTCTTCGGTTTTGGTTGCCACCATCGGTGGCGTGCGGCAGGTGGTTCATCTTACGGCCGATACGCTTATGGGGGTGGACGCCAAGAACGGAAAAATCCTGTGGAGCACGCCGGTAAAAACCGGTGCCAAACGCAACGTGCTTACCCCGATCTGTGCGGGTGACACCGTGACGATTTCTTCAACTTCGGTGGCGCTTACAAAGTTCAAGATCACCAAGGAGGGTGGAGATTTTAAGGTCGCGCCGGTTTGGAAAAATGAGAAAGTCAAAATTACCCTTGCCACGCCGGTGCTGGTCGGCAATTACCTGTATGGACTTGGGACTGGGCAAAAAACTGACTTGGTGTGCGTGGATTTTAACACGGGCGACGTGAAGTGGAGCCAACCCGGTTTCGGTGATTACGCTTCGTTCATCGCGTTGGAAGACAAAGTGCTGGTGCAAAACATGACGGGTACCCTGTTACTGATGAAGGCCAGCCCGGAGAAATATTTAGAACTGGGACGCGTACAGGTTTGCGGCAACACCTGGAGTTATCCGGCCTTTGCCGACGGGTTGTTGGTCCAGCGTGACAAGACCAAGCTTTTTGCCGTGGAATTAGCGAAGTGATTAAACACCATGGGATGTGACGGTAACCCTGCAAAGTGATCGGCGAGCGCTGCGAGATCGGTGGCAAACTCCTCCTTGTGCTTCCAATTTTGTGGTTTGGAATCACTTGTGCCCAGCTTGATGACCACCGCCTTGGGCTGAAAATCGGAAGCTTGAACAAACGCCGCCTGTTTCCAATACGGCTTATCCCCCTTATTCAGCAGGGTGGCTCCGCTGACGCCAAATAGACTGGGTTAGAAGTTGAAAGGATTTTTTATCATGGATGCGGGTA includes:
- a CDS encoding RNA-binding protein: MSNKLFVGNLSFNTTENDLQDAFAAHGTVTETNLMMDRMTNRPRGFGFVTMSTPEEAQKAIEALNGKEIDGRALTVNVAKPREERTGGGGGGGGRRSYGGGGGGGGYGGGSGGGGGGRSRY
- a CDS encoding PQQ-binding-like beta-propeller repeat protein; this translates as MIFVQDRCRAAMLAVAVCGLCSVTDVCASDWPQWRGPQRDGHAVSKVKLDALPKDPKTLWSIPVGVGQSSPVIAGSRVLYLDDQNGQETAHSLDLASGKEQWCVSFSPSEVWGNAYGAGPRCTPVVDGDRVYVQSCRGEFRCLSLADGKTLWRTSFEKEWGASWFGNAGNNAPEAKETAARRHGNNGSAVVEGESVFVPVGSPEKGTLVAFNKQTGKVLWTAGHDNAGYSSVLVATIGGVRQVVHLTADTLMGVDAKNGKILWSTPVKTGAKRNVLTPICAGDTVTISSTSVALTKFKITKEGGDFKVAPVWKNEKVKITLATPVLVGNYLYGLGTGQKTDLVCVDFNTGDVKWSQPGFGDYASFIALEDKVLVQNMTGTLLLMKASPEKYLELGRVQVCGNTWSYPAFADGLLVQRDKTKLFAVELAK